In Acidovorax sp. GBBC 1281, a single window of DNA contains:
- the hppD gene encoding 4-hydroxyphenylpyruvate dioxygenase, translating into MNAALPEQATQQTAAWENPMGTDGFEFIEYAAPDPQAMGKVFEGMGFKPVARHRHKNVTLYRQGEINFIINAEPDSFAQRFARMHGPSVCAIAFRVHDAKAAYERALGLGAWGYAGTAGPGELNIPAIKGIGDSLIYLVDRWRGKGGAQPGDIGNIGFFDVDFEPLPGVSAEEALNPHGHGLTYIDHLTHNVHRGRMNEWAGFYERLFGFREIKYFDIEGQVTGVKSKAMTSPCGKIRIPINEEGKEKAGQIQEYLDMYNGEGIQHIAMGSDDLYATVDALRGAGVRLLDTIDTYYELVDKRIPGHGEPLAELHRRKILVDGKKDALLLQIFSENQLGPIFFEFIQRKGDDGFGNGNFKALFESIELDQMRRGVLKSD; encoded by the coding sequence ATGAACGCAGCCTTGCCCGAGCAAGCCACGCAACAGACCGCCGCCTGGGAGAACCCCATGGGCACCGACGGTTTCGAATTCATCGAATACGCCGCACCCGATCCGCAGGCCATGGGCAAAGTGTTCGAAGGCATGGGCTTCAAGCCCGTGGCACGGCACCGCCACAAGAACGTCACCCTGTACCGCCAGGGCGAGATCAACTTCATCATCAATGCCGAGCCCGACAGCTTCGCGCAGCGCTTTGCGCGCATGCACGGCCCCAGCGTCTGCGCCATCGCCTTCCGCGTGCACGATGCCAAGGCCGCCTACGAGCGCGCCCTGGGGCTGGGCGCCTGGGGCTATGCCGGCACCGCCGGCCCGGGCGAGCTGAACATTCCCGCCATCAAGGGCATCGGCGACAGCCTGATCTATCTGGTGGACCGCTGGCGCGGCAAGGGCGGCGCGCAGCCCGGCGACATCGGCAACATCGGCTTCTTCGACGTGGACTTCGAGCCGCTGCCCGGCGTGTCGGCCGAAGAAGCGCTCAACCCCCACGGCCATGGCCTGACCTACATCGACCACCTGACGCACAACGTGCACCGGGGCCGCATGAACGAATGGGCCGGGTTCTACGAGCGCCTGTTCGGCTTCCGCGAGATCAAGTACTTCGACATCGAAGGCCAGGTCACCGGCGTCAAGAGCAAGGCCATGACCAGCCCCTGCGGCAAGATCCGCATCCCGATCAACGAAGAGGGCAAGGAAAAGGCCGGCCAGATCCAGGAATACCTGGACATGTACAACGGCGAGGGCATCCAGCACATCGCCATGGGCTCGGACGACCTGTACGCCACGGTGGACGCGCTGCGCGGCGCCGGGGTGCGCCTGCTGGACACCATCGACACCTACTACGAACTGGTGGACAAGCGCATTCCCGGCCACGGCGAGCCGCTGGCAGAACTACACCGACGCAAGATCCTCGTGGACGGCAAGAAGGACGCGCTGCTGCTGCAGATCTTCAGCGAGAACCAGCTCGGCCCCATCTTCTTCGAGTTCATCCAGCGCAAGGGCGACGACGGCTTCGGCAACGGCAATTTCAAGGCGCTGTTCGAGAGCATCGAGCTCGACCAGATGCGCCGGGGCGTGCTGAAGTCCGACTGA
- a CDS encoding Bug family tripartite tricarboxylate transporter substrate binding protein, whose translation MAGLAAHAQTPSAPLKIIVPYPAGGPVDASAHIVAEGAKAALGNLAVENKPGAGGNVGADLVAKAPAGGNLLVMGAVATHAVNPWLYKNFPYDPIKDFKPIALVARTPNVLVMSAEQAKSLNIGSTTELVHYLKKHPDQLKYGSGGNGSIGHIAAEMFKSLTNTRMAHVPFQGSSPALKALQAQEVSLVFDNLASSLPLIKAGKLKALGVTSLGRDDDLPDVRSINDEVQGFNVVTWFGLFAPIALPDADARRYAMAFSAGMKSPASTERFKKMGLDPEDLTLESFGQFVRSEHSKYGFLIKAAKIKMD comes from the coding sequence ATGGCAGGACTTGCCGCGCACGCGCAGACCCCTTCCGCGCCGCTGAAGATCATCGTGCCCTACCCTGCGGGCGGGCCGGTCGATGCCTCGGCCCACATCGTTGCCGAAGGCGCCAAGGCGGCGCTGGGCAACCTGGCGGTGGAGAACAAGCCCGGCGCGGGCGGCAACGTCGGCGCCGATCTGGTGGCGAAAGCCCCGGCCGGCGGCAACCTGCTGGTGATGGGCGCGGTGGCCACGCATGCGGTGAACCCCTGGCTGTACAAGAACTTTCCGTACGACCCGATCAAGGACTTCAAGCCGATCGCCCTCGTCGCGCGCACGCCCAACGTGCTGGTGATGAGCGCCGAGCAGGCCAAGAGCCTGAACATCGGCAGCACGACCGAACTGGTGCATTACCTCAAGAAGCACCCGGACCAGCTCAAGTACGGTTCGGGCGGCAACGGCAGCATCGGCCACATCGCGGCCGAGATGTTCAAGTCGCTGACCAACACGCGCATGGCGCACGTGCCGTTCCAGGGTTCGTCCCCGGCGCTCAAGGCACTGCAGGCCCAGGAAGTGAGCCTGGTGTTCGACAACTTGGCTTCGTCGCTGCCGCTCATCAAGGCGGGCAAGCTGAAGGCGCTGGGCGTGACCTCGCTGGGCCGGGACGACGACCTGCCCGACGTGCGCAGCATCAACGACGAAGTGCAGGGCTTCAACGTGGTGACGTGGTTCGGGCTGTTCGCCCCGATCGCGCTGCCCGATGCCGATGCCCGCCGCTACGCCATGGCCTTCAGCGCGGGCATGAAGTCGCCGGCCAGCACGGAGCGCTTCAAGAAGATGGGCCTCGACCCCGAGGACCTGACGCTGGAGAGCTTCGGCCAGTTCGTGCGCTCGGAGCACAGCAAGTACGGTTTTCTGATCAAGGCCGCAAAGATCAAGATGGATTAG